In a genomic window of Chaetodon auriga isolate fChaAug3 chromosome 1, fChaAug3.hap1, whole genome shotgun sequence:
- the qser1 gene encoding glutamine and serine-rich protein 1 isoform X2 has protein sequence MMDRNYPTSSFADALAPPAQTVASWAYDRSTASVKPSSSYGAAHLDAELLQRQNYTSTHQLPTYTTSHLPAAAALDSSSNTSETSIMSFLSAMESRTLQAGPVSASLLPPFRPPSWPAGTNSSTTELYLTGALPSTATFPSPAALSSYQHTGAYPSRSYATNPSLAVQDPAFSTSTNGLFSHHDPLLHLKPSQTVLPTALAFNHLSAPTLGLALPVQSSTYRSAQESAPHLLQPQFNLLPSSLPASHGTPQSYGATVFSGSIERALQRECSVIKHHQRPSSSHVASEQLPSSEHSLQGYFGSGSEVDVSYQQDPSRQTPVSCSPSTGADSTQGVSRAPQPKTDSVTQTYSSTSLPKAKDCSSKLAPHPAGVEESHEHSQNHTRGSPEHYSSSGQKQNSVIANQQSVQISSLMSSSLSQTYITPHTQSQPSHSTSNKLSPLYKTLPSLSRQSDNVASVRQTLVYSSSPGLSQEQEIQYGAQVQGLCQGNLSESYPVSHSQGAPNVTFTSQSQGQASVTQSQSYATGQSLNQSLNSSYPPTCVRSLPTSNSTQDYTLMQASVGGKTHDTLSQQQTQPHKYVLSALLPTYSSTAQALQNNIRSSIQDIKPTYDKQKLEELPIQDIDALQQASMEASAAANNMSAHNNVIYVVSKMDEHHKTQSVIRSNSRSDDQLMGLGHTNTAQVKGERMGSLSQEHIHLSGTNGQEITNTKTTNSSIVSSHIPLSSEQLKQHPLQLKSPEPHQQNHQNHSQSQNQTPSAHTQFITVPSTQVLLEHNQMILLQQPLVHHGQTTSKVVSMQGVQPAQDMCPVQVQYLHMDRELLGPSVTETQSQQGTVVSEESSGCPDSSKHHYSQSGNQQPHDAKNHFALNSICFPDSMLLADDRNILSNVDDILAATVAACGVTPQDFVKATSSAEAEMAVMASPVDSKGHFQTVDIRHMSPSFSSGQHPIITNTNSHTMTMTLNGAQMATDCQVQSVHHNNNSELDLNGDRGSSENDYHLAGQVYDSSGLQNRIKGDAKCIKTEDGLMECPGGEDFPKKKARSKSLTKPCGSEEDIGQARPAKRSGQAKRQNSRGSDVSSPSSSHSVYDGCLQQERIRQKIREVEEKQPEVKTGFIGSFLDFIKSGPKQQYSASPTRTISRPRKPCTSSKPMPCPLPALPPKLQTLPGPLVPQESRGVSCQQKRLDEDLQKNLETLPSFSSDEEENTGKNQALRNSISSALSALDESSDRKTRTDNQITISMMKPDPVPTMPHTVTKTCLSQVATPPQTTNAVSAGTLFATKEESKDTPPGQLAVQLTSVAIEGLTDEELSDSGGEGMYRERDEFVVRNEDIEILKVTMRTGSEPPAIWKVQKALLQKFVPELRDGKRVFSATNSYLGYFGDAKTMYQRVYVKFLDTVNKREYVRVCSRKPRCKPMNSLRGVQVKTLLGLTAAPSTISQSQKPRPKQPKPRAEPPPKKRRKWKEEFSPTASGSSAEEDGEEDELKPPVPFASRFLNTRTMKETFKSFVELLISVALDEDVMTALERANDELLLPHMKKVDGMITDNRKRLLHKLHMGQVLKTALDNFPEISVVTELKKDGETPAFKVRLSGKSYNKKTMKPHKMPNKVPQEYTVDQQRTQWFSLYHSLQHYKYHTYLMCKDEIASLRVQAGDLGQEETVQKCLQNGAWVEGLFDRFGELINQVQQVCR, from the exons ATGATGGACAGGAACTACCCGACCTCCAGCTTTGCGGACGCGCTGGCTCCACCAGCACAGACCGTAGCTTCTTGGGCCTATGACCGCAGCACAGCTAGTGTCAAGCCAAG TTCCAGTTATGGTGCAGCACACCTTGATGCGGAGCTCCTCCAGCGGCAGAACTACACTTCCACCCACCAGCTTCCCACCTACACCACTTCACacctccctgcagcagcag cactTGATTCAAGCAGTAATACTTCTGAGACCTCAATCATGAGCTTCCTGTCAGCCATGGAGTCTAGAACCCTTCAGGCTGGTCCTGTTAGTGCCTCACTGCTTCCTCCTTTCAGACCTCCATCATGGCCTGCTG GTACCaactcctccaccacagagCTGTATTTGACTGGTGCTCTGCCTTCTACTGCCACTTTCCCCTCTCCTGCAGCGCTGTCATCCTATCAGCACACTGGTGCCTACCCTTCCAGGAGTTATGCTACCAACCCTTCCTTGGCTGTCCAGGATCCTGCCTTCAGCACTTCCACCAATGGCCTGTTTTCTCACCATGatcccctcctccatctcaaACCAAGCCAGACCGTGCTCCCCACTGCACTGGCATTCAATCATCTCTCTGCCCCCACGTTGGGCTTGGCTCTGCCTGTCCAGTCCTCCACTTACCGCTCGGCCCAGGAGTCGGCTCCCCACCTCCTGCAACCCCAGTTCAACCTGCTACCTTCTTCCCTGCCTGCATCTCATGGTACCCCACAGTCCTACGGGGCCACGGTTTTCTCAGGCTCTATTGAAAGAGCTCTTCAGCGTGAATGTAGTGTGATCAAACATCACCAGAGGCCTTCCAGCAGCCATGTGGCCTCCGAGCAGTTGCCCAGTTCAGAGCACTCCTTACAGGGGTACTTTGGCTCTGGCAGTGAAGTGGATGTGTCCTACCAGCAGGACCCATCCCGTCAGACCCCAGTGTCCTGCAGCCCTTCCACAGGAGCAGACTCCACTCAAGGGGTCAGTCGTGCTCCACAACCCAAGACAGACTCAGTAACTCAAACTTATTCGTCCACTTCTTTGCCGAAGGCTAAAGACTGCTCCTCCAAACTTGCTCCACACCCTGCTGGGGTTGAAGAGAGTCACGAGCACTCTCAGAACCATACAAGAGGGTCTCCTGAGCATTATTCTTCCTCAGGACAGAAGCAGAATTCAGTGATTGCTAATCAGCAGTCTGTCCAGATATCCAGCCTAATGTCAAGTAGTCTGTCTCAAACCTACATCACCCCCCACACTCAGTCACAGCCCTCCCATTCCACCTCCAACAAACTCTCCCCCCTTTACAAGACTCTGCCTTCTCTCTCCAGGCAGTCTGACAATGTGGCATCAGTTCGTCAGACTCTTGTTTACTCCTCCAGTCCCGGGCTGAGCCAGGAGCAGGAGATCCAGTACGGGGCCCAGGTCCAGGGCTTGTGTCAGGGGAATCTCTCTGAGAGCTACCCCGTATCCCACTCTCAGGGTGCCCCAAATGTGACTTTTACATCTCAGTCACAGGGGCAAGCTTCAGTGACTCAGTCTCAGAGCTACGCCACAGGACAATCTCTTAACCAATCCCTTAACTCATCTTACCCACCCACATGTGTGCGGAGTCTGCCCACATCAAATTCTACACAGGATTACACGCTGATGCAGGCCTCGGTGGGAGGTAAAACACATGACACACTAtcccagcagcagacacagcccCATAAATATGTTTTGTCTGCACTGTTGCCTACGTACTCTTCAACTGCTCAGGCCTTACAAAATAACATCAGATCCTCAATACAGGACATAAAGCCAACATATGACAAACAGAAACTTGAAGAGCTTCCTATCCAGGACATAGATGCTCTTCAACAGGCTTCTATGGAGGCCTCTGCTGCAGCTAACAATATGTCCGCACACAACAATGTCATCTACGTTGTTTCAAAAATGGACgaacatcacaaaacacaaagcgtTATCCGAAGCAATTCACGTTCTGATGACCAGCTCATGGGACTAGGtcatacaaacacagcacaggtaAAGGGTGAAAGGATGGGTTCTCTTAGCCAAGAGCACATTCATCTAAGCGGTACCAATGGTCAGGAAATTACCAACACGAAAACTACAAACTCTAGTATTGTATCTTCACATATACCCCTGAGCTCAGAGCAGCTCAAGCAGCACCCTCTCCAACTCAAATCCCCTGAACCACATCAACAAAACCACCAGAATCATAGTCAGTCCCAGAACCAGACCCCGTCAGCCCACACCCAATTTATCACCGTCCCCAGCACGCAGGTTCTCCTCGAGCATAACCAGATGATCCTGCTCCAACAGCCCCTTGTCCATCATGGTCAGACCACTTCAAAGGTGGTATCAATGCAAGGTGTCCAGCCAGCCCAAGATATGTGTCCTGTTCAAGTCCAGTATCTTCACATGGACCGAGAATTACTGGGTCCCAGTGTCACAGAAACCCAGAGTCAGCAGGGCACAGTAGTCTCTGAAGAGAGCTCAGGGTGCCCTGATTCTTCTAAACACCACTACAGCCAGTCGGGAAATCAGCAACCACATGATGCCAAGAACCACTTTGCTCTCAACTCCATTTGCTTCCCCGACTCCATGCTTCTAGCAGATGACAgaaatattttgtcaaatgttGATGACATTCTGGCTGCCACGGTGGCGGCCTGTGGCGTCACACCACAAGACTTTGTCAAAGCCACATCCTCTGCTGAGGCTGAAATGGCAGTGATGGCGAGTCCAGTTGATTCTAAAGGTCACTTCCAGACTGTGGATATAAGGCACATGTCACCAAGTTTCTCCTCAGGGCAGCATCCAATCATCACCAACACTAACTCCCACACCATGACCATGACACTAAATGGAGCTCAGATGGCCACAGACTGTCAGGTTCAGTCTGTTCACCATAACAACAATTCTGAGCTTGACCTTAATGGAGATAGAGGGAGCTCTGAGAATGACTATCACTTAGCTGGCCAGGTGTATGACTCCTCAGGTCTCCAGAACAGAATCAAAGGGGATGCAAAGTGTATCAAAACAGAGGATGGCCTCATGGAATGCCCCGGTGGTGAAGACTTTCCCAAAAAGAAGGCTCGCTCCAAGTCCTTGACAAAGCCTTGTGGTTCTGAGGAGGATATTGGACAGGCCAGACCGGCCAAGCGTAGTGGGCAGGCAAAGCGGCAGAACTCCAGGGGTAGTGACGTCAGCTCACCATCTTCCTCACACAGTGTTTATGATGGTTGTCTGCAGCAGGAGAGAATCAGGCAGAAGATCCGTGAAGTGGAAGAGAAACAGCCAGAGGTCAAAACTGGCTTCATTGGCTCCTTCCTCGACTTCATCAAATCTGGCCCCAAACAGCAATACTCTGCAAGTCCTACACGAACTATTAGTCGCCCAAGAAAGCCCTGCACCTCATCCAAACCAATGCCGTGTCCTTTGCCTGCTTTGCCTCCCAAACTGCAGACTCTGCCTGGGCCCTTGGTTCCCCAGGAGAGTCGAGGAGTGAGCTGTCAGCAGAAACGTCTGGATGAGGATCTGCAAAAGAACTTGGAAACTCTGCCGTCGTTCAgctcagatgaggaggagaacaCTGGGAAGAATCAGGCCCTGAGGAACAGCATCAGCTCAGCGCTTTCAGCTCTGGATGAGTCTTCAGATCGGAAAACCAGGACAG ATAACCAAATCACTATTTCGATGATGAAGCCAGACCCAGTTCCCACCATGCCACACACTGTCACCAAGACCTGCTTGTCCCAGGTAGCCACTCCTCCACAGACAACAAATGCTGTCTCAGCAGGGACTCTGTTTGCAACCAAAGAGGAGTCCAAAGACACCCCACCGGGCCAGTTGGCTGTGCAGCTGACAAGTGTGGCTATTGAGGGGCTGACGGACGAGGAGCTGTCGGACAGCGGAGGGGAGGGAATGTACCGGGAGAGAGATGAGTTTGTCGTCAGGAATGAGGACATCGAAATCTTGAAG GTGACAATGAGAACGGGCAGTGAACCTCCAGCCATCTGGAAAGTCCAGAAGGCACTGCTGCAGAAATTTGTGCCTGAGttgagagatggaaagagagtCTTCTCAGCCACAAACAGT tATCTTGGATACTTTGGTGATGCCAAGACCATGTACCAGAGGGTATATGTGAAGTTCTTGGACACAGTGAACAAAAGGGAGTATGTACGAGTTTGTAGTCGAAAGCCACGCTGCAAGCCTATGAACTCACTCAG GGGTGTTCAGGTGAAAACCTTGCTGGGCCTGACAGCCGCCCCTTCCACAATCTCCCAAAGCCAAAAGCCCCGACCCAAACAACCCAAACCCAGAGCAGAGCCGCCGCCTAAGAAGAGGCGGAAATGGAAGGAGGAGTTTTCACCGACTGCCTCTGGATCATCTGCAGAAGAAGACGGTGAAGAAGATG aGCTAAAACCCCCAGTGCCATTTGCTTCACGGTTCCTCAACACGCGAACCATGAAGGAGACGTTCAAGAGCTTTGTGGAATTGCTCATCAGTGTTGCTTTGGACGAAGATGTGATGACAGCACTCGAGAGGGCAAATG ATGAGTTGCTGCTGCCACACATGAAAAAAGTGGATGGGATGATCACAGACAACAGGAAACGCTTGCTTCACAAACTGCACATGGGACAGGTCTTAAAG ACGGCTTTAGACAACTTCCCAGAGATCTCAGTGGTGACAGAACTGAAGAAGGATGGGGAAACCCCGGCCTTCAAGGTGCGTCTCAGTGGGAAGTCctacaacaaaaaaacaatgaagccCCACAAGATGCCTAACAAAGTGCCACAG GAGTATACAGTGGACCAGCAGAGAACCCAGTGGTTCTCTCTGTACCACTCTCTGCAACATTACAAGTACCATACATACCTCATGTGTAAGGACGAG ATCGCGTCCCTGCGGGTGCAGGCAGGAGACCTGGGGCAGGAGGAGACGGTACAGAAGTGTCTGCAGAACGGAGCTTGGGTAGAGGGGCTCTTCGATCGCTTTGGAGAGCTAATCAATCAAGTGCAGCAGGTCTGCCGATGA
- the qser1 gene encoding glutamine and serine-rich protein 1 isoform X1 has translation MMDRNYPTSSFADALAPPAQTVASWAYDRSTASVKPSSSYGAAHLDAELLQRQNYTSTHQLPTYTTSHLPAAAAALDSSSNTSETSIMSFLSAMESRTLQAGPVSASLLPPFRPPSWPAGTNSSTTELYLTGALPSTATFPSPAALSSYQHTGAYPSRSYATNPSLAVQDPAFSTSTNGLFSHHDPLLHLKPSQTVLPTALAFNHLSAPTLGLALPVQSSTYRSAQESAPHLLQPQFNLLPSSLPASHGTPQSYGATVFSGSIERALQRECSVIKHHQRPSSSHVASEQLPSSEHSLQGYFGSGSEVDVSYQQDPSRQTPVSCSPSTGADSTQGVSRAPQPKTDSVTQTYSSTSLPKAKDCSSKLAPHPAGVEESHEHSQNHTRGSPEHYSSSGQKQNSVIANQQSVQISSLMSSSLSQTYITPHTQSQPSHSTSNKLSPLYKTLPSLSRQSDNVASVRQTLVYSSSPGLSQEQEIQYGAQVQGLCQGNLSESYPVSHSQGAPNVTFTSQSQGQASVTQSQSYATGQSLNQSLNSSYPPTCVRSLPTSNSTQDYTLMQASVGGKTHDTLSQQQTQPHKYVLSALLPTYSSTAQALQNNIRSSIQDIKPTYDKQKLEELPIQDIDALQQASMEASAAANNMSAHNNVIYVVSKMDEHHKTQSVIRSNSRSDDQLMGLGHTNTAQVKGERMGSLSQEHIHLSGTNGQEITNTKTTNSSIVSSHIPLSSEQLKQHPLQLKSPEPHQQNHQNHSQSQNQTPSAHTQFITVPSTQVLLEHNQMILLQQPLVHHGQTTSKVVSMQGVQPAQDMCPVQVQYLHMDRELLGPSVTETQSQQGTVVSEESSGCPDSSKHHYSQSGNQQPHDAKNHFALNSICFPDSMLLADDRNILSNVDDILAATVAACGVTPQDFVKATSSAEAEMAVMASPVDSKGHFQTVDIRHMSPSFSSGQHPIITNTNSHTMTMTLNGAQMATDCQVQSVHHNNNSELDLNGDRGSSENDYHLAGQVYDSSGLQNRIKGDAKCIKTEDGLMECPGGEDFPKKKARSKSLTKPCGSEEDIGQARPAKRSGQAKRQNSRGSDVSSPSSSHSVYDGCLQQERIRQKIREVEEKQPEVKTGFIGSFLDFIKSGPKQQYSASPTRTISRPRKPCTSSKPMPCPLPALPPKLQTLPGPLVPQESRGVSCQQKRLDEDLQKNLETLPSFSSDEEENTGKNQALRNSISSALSALDESSDRKTRTDNQITISMMKPDPVPTMPHTVTKTCLSQVATPPQTTNAVSAGTLFATKEESKDTPPGQLAVQLTSVAIEGLTDEELSDSGGEGMYRERDEFVVRNEDIEILKVTMRTGSEPPAIWKVQKALLQKFVPELRDGKRVFSATNSYLGYFGDAKTMYQRVYVKFLDTVNKREYVRVCSRKPRCKPMNSLRGVQVKTLLGLTAAPSTISQSQKPRPKQPKPRAEPPPKKRRKWKEEFSPTASGSSAEEDGEEDELKPPVPFASRFLNTRTMKETFKSFVELLISVALDEDVMTALERANDELLLPHMKKVDGMITDNRKRLLHKLHMGQVLKTALDNFPEISVVTELKKDGETPAFKVRLSGKSYNKKTMKPHKMPNKVPQEYTVDQQRTQWFSLYHSLQHYKYHTYLMCKDEIASLRVQAGDLGQEETVQKCLQNGAWVEGLFDRFGELINQVQQVCR, from the exons ATGATGGACAGGAACTACCCGACCTCCAGCTTTGCGGACGCGCTGGCTCCACCAGCACAGACCGTAGCTTCTTGGGCCTATGACCGCAGCACAGCTAGTGTCAAGCCAAG TTCCAGTTATGGTGCAGCACACCTTGATGCGGAGCTCCTCCAGCGGCAGAACTACACTTCCACCCACCAGCTTCCCACCTACACCACTTCACacctccctgcagcagcag cagcactTGATTCAAGCAGTAATACTTCTGAGACCTCAATCATGAGCTTCCTGTCAGCCATGGAGTCTAGAACCCTTCAGGCTGGTCCTGTTAGTGCCTCACTGCTTCCTCCTTTCAGACCTCCATCATGGCCTGCTG GTACCaactcctccaccacagagCTGTATTTGACTGGTGCTCTGCCTTCTACTGCCACTTTCCCCTCTCCTGCAGCGCTGTCATCCTATCAGCACACTGGTGCCTACCCTTCCAGGAGTTATGCTACCAACCCTTCCTTGGCTGTCCAGGATCCTGCCTTCAGCACTTCCACCAATGGCCTGTTTTCTCACCATGatcccctcctccatctcaaACCAAGCCAGACCGTGCTCCCCACTGCACTGGCATTCAATCATCTCTCTGCCCCCACGTTGGGCTTGGCTCTGCCTGTCCAGTCCTCCACTTACCGCTCGGCCCAGGAGTCGGCTCCCCACCTCCTGCAACCCCAGTTCAACCTGCTACCTTCTTCCCTGCCTGCATCTCATGGTACCCCACAGTCCTACGGGGCCACGGTTTTCTCAGGCTCTATTGAAAGAGCTCTTCAGCGTGAATGTAGTGTGATCAAACATCACCAGAGGCCTTCCAGCAGCCATGTGGCCTCCGAGCAGTTGCCCAGTTCAGAGCACTCCTTACAGGGGTACTTTGGCTCTGGCAGTGAAGTGGATGTGTCCTACCAGCAGGACCCATCCCGTCAGACCCCAGTGTCCTGCAGCCCTTCCACAGGAGCAGACTCCACTCAAGGGGTCAGTCGTGCTCCACAACCCAAGACAGACTCAGTAACTCAAACTTATTCGTCCACTTCTTTGCCGAAGGCTAAAGACTGCTCCTCCAAACTTGCTCCACACCCTGCTGGGGTTGAAGAGAGTCACGAGCACTCTCAGAACCATACAAGAGGGTCTCCTGAGCATTATTCTTCCTCAGGACAGAAGCAGAATTCAGTGATTGCTAATCAGCAGTCTGTCCAGATATCCAGCCTAATGTCAAGTAGTCTGTCTCAAACCTACATCACCCCCCACACTCAGTCACAGCCCTCCCATTCCACCTCCAACAAACTCTCCCCCCTTTACAAGACTCTGCCTTCTCTCTCCAGGCAGTCTGACAATGTGGCATCAGTTCGTCAGACTCTTGTTTACTCCTCCAGTCCCGGGCTGAGCCAGGAGCAGGAGATCCAGTACGGGGCCCAGGTCCAGGGCTTGTGTCAGGGGAATCTCTCTGAGAGCTACCCCGTATCCCACTCTCAGGGTGCCCCAAATGTGACTTTTACATCTCAGTCACAGGGGCAAGCTTCAGTGACTCAGTCTCAGAGCTACGCCACAGGACAATCTCTTAACCAATCCCTTAACTCATCTTACCCACCCACATGTGTGCGGAGTCTGCCCACATCAAATTCTACACAGGATTACACGCTGATGCAGGCCTCGGTGGGAGGTAAAACACATGACACACTAtcccagcagcagacacagcccCATAAATATGTTTTGTCTGCACTGTTGCCTACGTACTCTTCAACTGCTCAGGCCTTACAAAATAACATCAGATCCTCAATACAGGACATAAAGCCAACATATGACAAACAGAAACTTGAAGAGCTTCCTATCCAGGACATAGATGCTCTTCAACAGGCTTCTATGGAGGCCTCTGCTGCAGCTAACAATATGTCCGCACACAACAATGTCATCTACGTTGTTTCAAAAATGGACgaacatcacaaaacacaaagcgtTATCCGAAGCAATTCACGTTCTGATGACCAGCTCATGGGACTAGGtcatacaaacacagcacaggtaAAGGGTGAAAGGATGGGTTCTCTTAGCCAAGAGCACATTCATCTAAGCGGTACCAATGGTCAGGAAATTACCAACACGAAAACTACAAACTCTAGTATTGTATCTTCACATATACCCCTGAGCTCAGAGCAGCTCAAGCAGCACCCTCTCCAACTCAAATCCCCTGAACCACATCAACAAAACCACCAGAATCATAGTCAGTCCCAGAACCAGACCCCGTCAGCCCACACCCAATTTATCACCGTCCCCAGCACGCAGGTTCTCCTCGAGCATAACCAGATGATCCTGCTCCAACAGCCCCTTGTCCATCATGGTCAGACCACTTCAAAGGTGGTATCAATGCAAGGTGTCCAGCCAGCCCAAGATATGTGTCCTGTTCAAGTCCAGTATCTTCACATGGACCGAGAATTACTGGGTCCCAGTGTCACAGAAACCCAGAGTCAGCAGGGCACAGTAGTCTCTGAAGAGAGCTCAGGGTGCCCTGATTCTTCTAAACACCACTACAGCCAGTCGGGAAATCAGCAACCACATGATGCCAAGAACCACTTTGCTCTCAACTCCATTTGCTTCCCCGACTCCATGCTTCTAGCAGATGACAgaaatattttgtcaaatgttGATGACATTCTGGCTGCCACGGTGGCGGCCTGTGGCGTCACACCACAAGACTTTGTCAAAGCCACATCCTCTGCTGAGGCTGAAATGGCAGTGATGGCGAGTCCAGTTGATTCTAAAGGTCACTTCCAGACTGTGGATATAAGGCACATGTCACCAAGTTTCTCCTCAGGGCAGCATCCAATCATCACCAACACTAACTCCCACACCATGACCATGACACTAAATGGAGCTCAGATGGCCACAGACTGTCAGGTTCAGTCTGTTCACCATAACAACAATTCTGAGCTTGACCTTAATGGAGATAGAGGGAGCTCTGAGAATGACTATCACTTAGCTGGCCAGGTGTATGACTCCTCAGGTCTCCAGAACAGAATCAAAGGGGATGCAAAGTGTATCAAAACAGAGGATGGCCTCATGGAATGCCCCGGTGGTGAAGACTTTCCCAAAAAGAAGGCTCGCTCCAAGTCCTTGACAAAGCCTTGTGGTTCTGAGGAGGATATTGGACAGGCCAGACCGGCCAAGCGTAGTGGGCAGGCAAAGCGGCAGAACTCCAGGGGTAGTGACGTCAGCTCACCATCTTCCTCACACAGTGTTTATGATGGTTGTCTGCAGCAGGAGAGAATCAGGCAGAAGATCCGTGAAGTGGAAGAGAAACAGCCAGAGGTCAAAACTGGCTTCATTGGCTCCTTCCTCGACTTCATCAAATCTGGCCCCAAACAGCAATACTCTGCAAGTCCTACACGAACTATTAGTCGCCCAAGAAAGCCCTGCACCTCATCCAAACCAATGCCGTGTCCTTTGCCTGCTTTGCCTCCCAAACTGCAGACTCTGCCTGGGCCCTTGGTTCCCCAGGAGAGTCGAGGAGTGAGCTGTCAGCAGAAACGTCTGGATGAGGATCTGCAAAAGAACTTGGAAACTCTGCCGTCGTTCAgctcagatgaggaggagaacaCTGGGAAGAATCAGGCCCTGAGGAACAGCATCAGCTCAGCGCTTTCAGCTCTGGATGAGTCTTCAGATCGGAAAACCAGGACAG ATAACCAAATCACTATTTCGATGATGAAGCCAGACCCAGTTCCCACCATGCCACACACTGTCACCAAGACCTGCTTGTCCCAGGTAGCCACTCCTCCACAGACAACAAATGCTGTCTCAGCAGGGACTCTGTTTGCAACCAAAGAGGAGTCCAAAGACACCCCACCGGGCCAGTTGGCTGTGCAGCTGACAAGTGTGGCTATTGAGGGGCTGACGGACGAGGAGCTGTCGGACAGCGGAGGGGAGGGAATGTACCGGGAGAGAGATGAGTTTGTCGTCAGGAATGAGGACATCGAAATCTTGAAG GTGACAATGAGAACGGGCAGTGAACCTCCAGCCATCTGGAAAGTCCAGAAGGCACTGCTGCAGAAATTTGTGCCTGAGttgagagatggaaagagagtCTTCTCAGCCACAAACAGT tATCTTGGATACTTTGGTGATGCCAAGACCATGTACCAGAGGGTATATGTGAAGTTCTTGGACACAGTGAACAAAAGGGAGTATGTACGAGTTTGTAGTCGAAAGCCACGCTGCAAGCCTATGAACTCACTCAG GGGTGTTCAGGTGAAAACCTTGCTGGGCCTGACAGCCGCCCCTTCCACAATCTCCCAAAGCCAAAAGCCCCGACCCAAACAACCCAAACCCAGAGCAGAGCCGCCGCCTAAGAAGAGGCGGAAATGGAAGGAGGAGTTTTCACCGACTGCCTCTGGATCATCTGCAGAAGAAGACGGTGAAGAAGATG aGCTAAAACCCCCAGTGCCATTTGCTTCACGGTTCCTCAACACGCGAACCATGAAGGAGACGTTCAAGAGCTTTGTGGAATTGCTCATCAGTGTTGCTTTGGACGAAGATGTGATGACAGCACTCGAGAGGGCAAATG ATGAGTTGCTGCTGCCACACATGAAAAAAGTGGATGGGATGATCACAGACAACAGGAAACGCTTGCTTCACAAACTGCACATGGGACAGGTCTTAAAG ACGGCTTTAGACAACTTCCCAGAGATCTCAGTGGTGACAGAACTGAAGAAGGATGGGGAAACCCCGGCCTTCAAGGTGCGTCTCAGTGGGAAGTCctacaacaaaaaaacaatgaagccCCACAAGATGCCTAACAAAGTGCCACAG GAGTATACAGTGGACCAGCAGAGAACCCAGTGGTTCTCTCTGTACCACTCTCTGCAACATTACAAGTACCATACATACCTCATGTGTAAGGACGAG ATCGCGTCCCTGCGGGTGCAGGCAGGAGACCTGGGGCAGGAGGAGACGGTACAGAAGTGTCTGCAGAACGGAGCTTGGGTAGAGGGGCTCTTCGATCGCTTTGGAGAGCTAATCAATCAAGTGCAGCAGGTCTGCCGATGA